From the genome of Streptomyces sp. NBC_01116, one region includes:
- a CDS encoding helix-turn-helix domain-containing protein: MVETEDALRTLARNVRAARNRAGLSLDEFGRRAKVSKGALVALEKAQGNPNFATLVRLADTLGVSVSALMEAPAEGRFRVVSADTVMPLWAGEKGGEARLMLTTSGPAPVEVWRWKLEPGEKYPSHPHQAGVVETVSVTAGRMVLVADGTEHPVEAGQTATFDGDVPHTYRGAGTGTCHLIMTVHLPPAQGLPT, translated from the coding sequence ATGGTCGAGACCGAGGATGCGCTGCGGACGCTCGCGCGCAACGTCCGCGCGGCCCGCAATCGTGCAGGATTGTCCCTGGACGAATTCGGCCGCCGGGCGAAGGTCAGCAAGGGAGCTCTGGTGGCCCTGGAAAAAGCGCAGGGCAACCCGAACTTCGCCACCCTGGTCCGTCTCGCCGACACCCTTGGCGTCTCGGTATCCGCGCTGATGGAGGCACCGGCCGAGGGTCGGTTCCGGGTCGTGTCCGCCGACACCGTCATGCCCTTGTGGGCCGGGGAGAAGGGCGGCGAGGCGCGGCTGATGCTGACGACCTCGGGGCCGGCTCCGGTCGAAGTCTGGCGCTGGAAACTGGAGCCCGGCGAGAAGTACCCCAGCCACCCCCACCAGGCCGGCGTCGTGGAAACCGTCAGCGTCACCGCCGGACGGATGGTCCTCGTCGCCGACGGCACCGAGCATCCCGTCGAGGCCGGACAGACCGCCACGTTCGACGGCGATGTCCCCCACACCTACCGCGGCGCGGGCACCGGGACATGCCACCTGATCATGACCGTTCACCTCCCACCCGCCCAAGGGCTGCCCACGTGA